From a region of the Synchiropus splendidus isolate RoL2022-P1 chromosome 12, RoL_Sspl_1.0, whole genome shotgun sequence genome:
- the thrap3a gene encoding thyroid hormone receptor-associated protein 3 isoform X5 has protein sequence MKRTARGGPSAVMSRSTKSVSKSRSRSRSRSRSRSRSRSTSYSRSRSRSRSGKHRYRSRSRSRSRSYSPSYKREKKYPKAYQNSGDFRGYHHGSRRPYNFRGRGRGYFPRGRFQRGGRGGGGGYNNNNYRNYWKNNKQRPPKQQQQQRLSYVQANQTAKEEKEQVKASKDVHSEEDGDGQEKALVQMDDAPDGQTSEKTEGSQKGLSENNSPKRADPEESSAGVVVQSSQASTQKKTNEGDPSQTGGSSSTKKPAKDGLNPMLSSFDFFSSDEYTDADKLALSVAFKKFLEEQNKKSQTLGVTPSDASDGEHKSINNREAKAISTLASRENNTDSDGEVSLKCKTSPFPSNDRNKDETLKRSNLKSSPHEDEPSKQKVAFSGFGKWQSVTYSQSSSDHENEGDERYPTQSHDKTFAKKELRGNCEETSDKRSLAKSVASSIMATSKGRNPEREKSMNQRDELSFASLRRQEPKCNIRMDYFRENFIGAADILAEEREFSHSLAQSSKRDQEFRSIFQHVQTPHTQRLPTEMFAQHIVAIVHHVRAHHATPSGMSLSQRFAMYQRQAAEKEMMKLRKSPEIHRIIDVSPSAFKKNAQLFGAMKSCEDGTFKQTGEKLKGDPMDLRLDIERRKKSTRREKDHSEELGDDMLDYRESSGERSEEKHHKKSKKSKSKRCRSSSSSSSSSSLSQRDEDSLDKNLQQEDEAASRSHFVQGMSPGDAEKDRIRDKFQMRLRGRSWNKGNREQVSNSRVYQEDWDPEYTRGRKHYLHEIRDGGEESNWTNNLRGEGKGTVPRGRARFIIRNAPTGPNIQRSKWTSEESTVNRKQEGMRMETGEDETGGYINGGTS, from the exons ATGAAAAG GACAGCAAGAGGGGGACCATCTGCAGTGATGTCCAGATCCACAAAGTCCGTCTCTAAATCTCGGAGCCGCTCTCGATCCCGATCCAGGTCACGGTCAAGATCCCGCTCGACCTCCTACTCAAGGAGTCGCTCAAGATCCCGATCAGGGAAGCATCGCTACAG GTCACGGTCAAGGTCACGGTCCAGATCTTATTCTCCTTCTTATAAACGGGAGAAGAAATACCCAAAGGCCTACCAAAACAGTGGTGATTTCCGTGGATACCACCATGGCTCCCGAAGGCCGTACAACTTCAGAGGAAGAGGCCGGGGCTACTTCCCCCGTGGACGCTTCCAGCGTGGTGGGAGAGGTGGTGGTGGCGgttacaacaacaataattacCGAAACTActggaaaaacaacaagcaGCGTCCTCCaaagcaacaacagcagcaaag ACTATCATATGTGCAGGCAAATCAAACGGCCAAAGAGGAGAAAGAACAGGTTAAGGCCTCCAAAGATGTCCACTCAGAagaagatggtgatggacaagAAAAGGCCCTTGTTCAGATGGACGATGCCCCTGATGGCCAAACCAGTGAGAAAACTGAAGGGAGCCAGAAAGGCTTGAGTGAGAACAACAGTCCTAAGAGAGCCGATCCAGAGGAGAGCTCTGCTGGTGTTGTTGTCCAAAGCAGCCAAGCGTCTACCCAGAAAAAAACGAACGAGGGTGACCCCTCACAGACAGGTGGCTCATCCTCGACCAAGAAACCTGCAAAAGACGGTCTGAATCCAATGCTTTCTAGCTTTGACTTCTTCTCCAGTGACGAATACACGGATGCGGATAAACTAGCCCTCTCCGTTGCTTTTAAAAA GTTTTTGGAGGAACAGAATAAGAAGTCACAAACTCTGGGCGTCACGCCATCAGATGCTTCGGATGGGGAGCATAAAAGCATAAACAACAGAGAAGCCAAGGCCATTTCTACCCTTGCATCTAGAGAAAACAATACAGACAGCGATGGCGAAGTGTCTCTGAAATGCAAAACATCGCCTTTTCCGAGCAACGACCGCAATAAGGACGAGACATTAAAGAGGTCAAACCTCAAGTCATCTCCTCATGAAGATGAGCCCTCAAAGCAGAAAGTTGCTTTCTCAGGTTTCGGAAAATGGCAGAGTGTCACTTATTCGCAGAGCAGCAGTGACCATGAGAATGAAGGGGATGAGAGGTATCCCACTCAAAGCCACGATAAGACTTTCGCTAAGAAGGAACTTCGTGGAAATTGCGAGGAAACTTCTGATAAAAGGAGTTTGGCTAAATCAGTGGCGTCCTCCATCATGGCAACTTCGAAGGGAAGAaacccagagagagagaagtctaTGAATCAGAGAGATGAGTTGTCTTTTGCGTCCCTGAGAAGACAGGAACCAAAATGTAATATAAGAATGGATTACTTCAGAGAAAACTTCATAGG TGCTGCTGACATTTTGGCCGAAGAGCGAGAGTTCTCACACAGTCTCGCACAATCCTCGAAAAGGGACCAAGAGTTTCGCTCCATTTTCCAGCATGTGCAGACTCCTCACACGCAGAGGCTGCCTACTGAAATGTTTGCTCAACACATAGTTGCTATCGTCCACCACGTCAGAG CCCATCATGCGACACCATCAGGAATGTCTCTAAGCCAGCGCTTCGCCATGTACCAAAGACAAGCTGCAGAGAAGGAAATGATGAAGCTAAGAAAAAGTCCAGAGATTCACAG GATAATTGATGTTTCACCAAGTGCTTTTAAGAAAAACGCTCAACTTTTTGGGGCGATGAAAAGCTGTGAAGATGGCACTTTCAAG CAGACCGGGGAAAAACTCAAGGGGGATCCCATGGATCTACGTTTGGATATAGAACGCCGCAAAAAGTCTACCAGAAGAGAAAAAGATCACAGTGAGGAGCTGGGAGACGACATGCTTGACTACAGGGAATCTAGCGGTGAAAGGTCTGAGGAGAAACACCACAAGAAGTCAAA GAAAAGTAAGAGCAAGCGCTGCCGCTCCAGttcatcctcctcttcgtcttcctctctgtcacaAAGAGATGAGGATTCTCTGGACAAAAATTTGCAACAGGAGGATGAGGCTGCTTCAAGAAGCCATTTTGTGCAAGGGATGTCACCAGGAGATGCTGAGAAAGACAGAATACGTGACAAATTT CAAATGCGCCTGCGTGGAAGGAGTTGGAACAAAGGCAACAGAGAACAAGTAAGCAACTCACGGGTTTACCAAGAAGACTGGGACCCAGAATATACAAGGGGCCGGAAACACTACTTG CATGAGATCAGAGACGGAGGCGAGGAATCCAATTGGACAAACAATCTTCGAGGGGAGGGCAAAGGAACTGTCCCACGTGGAAGGGCCAGATTTATCATACGCAACGCCCCAACTGGACCAAACATTCAGCGTTCTAAATGGACCAGCGAAGAGAGCACAGTCAACAGGAAGCAAGAAGGCATGCGTATGGAAACTGGAGAGGACGAGACGGGAGGATATATCAACGGAGGAACTTCTTAA
- the thrap3a gene encoding thyroid hormone receptor-associated protein 3 isoform X1, with protein sequence MKRTARGGPSAVMSRSTKSVSKSRSRSRSRSRSRSRSRSTSYSRSRSRSRSGKHRYRSRSRSRSRSYSPSYKREKKYPKAYQNSGDFRGYHHGSRRPYNFRGRGRGYFPRGRFQRGGRGGGGGYNNNNYRNYWKNNKQRPPKQQQQQRYSQDGYYNTQKCSRSPTQSHSRHSDRSSTPLSRISHHSSPSSHSSSPKNRLSYVQANQTAKEEKEQVKASKDVHSEEDGDGQEKALVQMDDAPDGQTSEKTEGSQKGLSENNSPKRADPEESSAGVVVQSSQASTQKKTNEGDPSQTGGSSSTKKPAKDGLNPMLSSFDFFSSDEYTDADKLALSVAFKKFLEEQNKKSQTLGVTPSDASDGEHKSINNREAKAISTLASRENNTDSDGEVSLKCKTSPFPSNDRNKDETLKRSNLKSSPHEDEPSKQKVAFSGFGKWQSVTYSQSSSDHENEGDERYPTQSHDKTFAKKELRGNCEETSDKRSLAKSVASSIMATSKGRNPEREKSMNQRDELSFASLRRQEPKCNIRMDYFRENFIGAADILAEEREFSHSLAQSSKRDQEFRSIFQHVQTPHTQRLPTEMFAQHIVAIVHHVRAHHATPSGMSLSQRFAMYQRQAAEKEMMKLRKSPEIHRIIDVSPSAFKKNAQLFGAMKSCEDGTFKQTGEKLKGDPMDLRLDIERRKKSTRREKDHSEELGDDMLDYRESSGERSEEKHHKKSKKSKSKRCRSSSSSSSSSSLSQRDEDSLDKNLQQEDEAASRSHFVQGMSPGDAEKDRIRDKFQMRLRGRSWNKGNREQVSNSRVYQEDWDPEYTRGRKHYLHEIRDGGEESNWTNNLRGEGKGTVPRGRARFIIRNAPTGPNIQRSKWTSEESTVNRKQEGMRMETGEDETGGYINGGTS encoded by the exons ATGAAAAG GACAGCAAGAGGGGGACCATCTGCAGTGATGTCCAGATCCACAAAGTCCGTCTCTAAATCTCGGAGCCGCTCTCGATCCCGATCCAGGTCACGGTCAAGATCCCGCTCGACCTCCTACTCAAGGAGTCGCTCAAGATCCCGATCAGGGAAGCATCGCTACAG GTCACGGTCAAGGTCACGGTCCAGATCTTATTCTCCTTCTTATAAACGGGAGAAGAAATACCCAAAGGCCTACCAAAACAGTGGTGATTTCCGTGGATACCACCATGGCTCCCGAAGGCCGTACAACTTCAGAGGAAGAGGCCGGGGCTACTTCCCCCGTGGACGCTTCCAGCGTGGTGGGAGAGGTGGTGGTGGCGgttacaacaacaataattacCGAAACTActggaaaaacaacaagcaGCGTCCTCCaaagcaacaacagcagcaaaggTACTCACAGGACGGATACTACAACACCCAGAAATGCTCCAGGAGCCCCACCCAGAGTCATTCACGCCACTCTGACCGATCCTCTACACCATTGTCTAGAATCTCTCACCATTCTTCTCCTTCTTCGCACTCCTCCTCCCCCAAAAACAGACTATCATATGTGCAGGCAAATCAAACGGCCAAAGAGGAGAAAGAACAGGTTAAGGCCTCCAAAGATGTCCACTCAGAagaagatggtgatggacaagAAAAGGCCCTTGTTCAGATGGACGATGCCCCTGATGGCCAAACCAGTGAGAAAACTGAAGGGAGCCAGAAAGGCTTGAGTGAGAACAACAGTCCTAAGAGAGCCGATCCAGAGGAGAGCTCTGCTGGTGTTGTTGTCCAAAGCAGCCAAGCGTCTACCCAGAAAAAAACGAACGAGGGTGACCCCTCACAGACAGGTGGCTCATCCTCGACCAAGAAACCTGCAAAAGACGGTCTGAATCCAATGCTTTCTAGCTTTGACTTCTTCTCCAGTGACGAATACACGGATGCGGATAAACTAGCCCTCTCCGTTGCTTTTAAAAA GTTTTTGGAGGAACAGAATAAGAAGTCACAAACTCTGGGCGTCACGCCATCAGATGCTTCGGATGGGGAGCATAAAAGCATAAACAACAGAGAAGCCAAGGCCATTTCTACCCTTGCATCTAGAGAAAACAATACAGACAGCGATGGCGAAGTGTCTCTGAAATGCAAAACATCGCCTTTTCCGAGCAACGACCGCAATAAGGACGAGACATTAAAGAGGTCAAACCTCAAGTCATCTCCTCATGAAGATGAGCCCTCAAAGCAGAAAGTTGCTTTCTCAGGTTTCGGAAAATGGCAGAGTGTCACTTATTCGCAGAGCAGCAGTGACCATGAGAATGAAGGGGATGAGAGGTATCCCACTCAAAGCCACGATAAGACTTTCGCTAAGAAGGAACTTCGTGGAAATTGCGAGGAAACTTCTGATAAAAGGAGTTTGGCTAAATCAGTGGCGTCCTCCATCATGGCAACTTCGAAGGGAAGAaacccagagagagagaagtctaTGAATCAGAGAGATGAGTTGTCTTTTGCGTCCCTGAGAAGACAGGAACCAAAATGTAATATAAGAATGGATTACTTCAGAGAAAACTTCATAGG TGCTGCTGACATTTTGGCCGAAGAGCGAGAGTTCTCACACAGTCTCGCACAATCCTCGAAAAGGGACCAAGAGTTTCGCTCCATTTTCCAGCATGTGCAGACTCCTCACACGCAGAGGCTGCCTACTGAAATGTTTGCTCAACACATAGTTGCTATCGTCCACCACGTCAGAG CCCATCATGCGACACCATCAGGAATGTCTCTAAGCCAGCGCTTCGCCATGTACCAAAGACAAGCTGCAGAGAAGGAAATGATGAAGCTAAGAAAAAGTCCAGAGATTCACAG GATAATTGATGTTTCACCAAGTGCTTTTAAGAAAAACGCTCAACTTTTTGGGGCGATGAAAAGCTGTGAAGATGGCACTTTCAAG CAGACCGGGGAAAAACTCAAGGGGGATCCCATGGATCTACGTTTGGATATAGAACGCCGCAAAAAGTCTACCAGAAGAGAAAAAGATCACAGTGAGGAGCTGGGAGACGACATGCTTGACTACAGGGAATCTAGCGGTGAAAGGTCTGAGGAGAAACACCACAAGAAGTCAAA GAAAAGTAAGAGCAAGCGCTGCCGCTCCAGttcatcctcctcttcgtcttcctctctgtcacaAAGAGATGAGGATTCTCTGGACAAAAATTTGCAACAGGAGGATGAGGCTGCTTCAAGAAGCCATTTTGTGCAAGGGATGTCACCAGGAGATGCTGAGAAAGACAGAATACGTGACAAATTT CAAATGCGCCTGCGTGGAAGGAGTTGGAACAAAGGCAACAGAGAACAAGTAAGCAACTCACGGGTTTACCAAGAAGACTGGGACCCAGAATATACAAGGGGCCGGAAACACTACTTG CATGAGATCAGAGACGGAGGCGAGGAATCCAATTGGACAAACAATCTTCGAGGGGAGGGCAAAGGAACTGTCCCACGTGGAAGGGCCAGATTTATCATACGCAACGCCCCAACTGGACCAAACATTCAGCGTTCTAAATGGACCAGCGAAGAGAGCACAGTCAACAGGAAGCAAGAAGGCATGCGTATGGAAACTGGAGAGGACGAGACGGGAGGATATATCAACGGAGGAACTTCTTAA
- the thrap3a gene encoding thyroid hormone receptor-associated protein 3 isoform X2 — MKRTARGGPSAVMSRSTKSVSKSRSRSRSRSRSRSRSRSTSYSRSRSRSRSGKHRYRSRSRSRSRSYSPSYKREKKYPKAYQNSGDFRGYHHGSRRPYNFRGRGRGYFPRGRFQRGGRGGGGGYNNNNYRNYWKNNKQRPPKQQQQQRYSQDGYYNTQKCSRSPTQSHSRHSDRSSTPLSRISHHSSPSSHSSSPKNRLSYVQANQTAKEEKEQVKASKDVHSEEDGDGQEKALVQMDDAPDGQTSEKTEGSQKGLSENNSPKRADPEESSAGVVVQSSQASTQKKTNEGDPSQTGGSSSTKKPAKDGLNPMLSSFDFFSSDEYTDADKLALSVAFKKFLEEQNKKSQTLGVTPSDASDGEHKSINNREAKAISTLASRENNTDSDGEVSLKCKTSPFPSNDRNKDETLKRSNLKSSPHEDEPSKQKVAFSGFGKWQSVTYSQSSSDHENEGDERYPTQSHDKTFAKKELRGNCEETSDKRSLAKSVASSIMATSKGRNPEREKSMNQRDELSFASLRRQEPKCNIRMDYFRENFIGAADILAEEREFSHSLAQSSKRDQEFRSIFQHVQTPHTQRLPTEMFAQHIVAIVHHVRAHHATPSGMSLSQRFAMYQRQAAEKEMMKLRKSPEIHRIIDVSPSAFKKNAQLFGAMKSCEDGTFKTGEKLKGDPMDLRLDIERRKKSTRREKDHSEELGDDMLDYRESSGERSEEKHHKKSKKSKSKRCRSSSSSSSSSSLSQRDEDSLDKNLQQEDEAASRSHFVQGMSPGDAEKDRIRDKFQMRLRGRSWNKGNREQVSNSRVYQEDWDPEYTRGRKHYLHEIRDGGEESNWTNNLRGEGKGTVPRGRARFIIRNAPTGPNIQRSKWTSEESTVNRKQEGMRMETGEDETGGYINGGTS; from the exons ATGAAAAG GACAGCAAGAGGGGGACCATCTGCAGTGATGTCCAGATCCACAAAGTCCGTCTCTAAATCTCGGAGCCGCTCTCGATCCCGATCCAGGTCACGGTCAAGATCCCGCTCGACCTCCTACTCAAGGAGTCGCTCAAGATCCCGATCAGGGAAGCATCGCTACAG GTCACGGTCAAGGTCACGGTCCAGATCTTATTCTCCTTCTTATAAACGGGAGAAGAAATACCCAAAGGCCTACCAAAACAGTGGTGATTTCCGTGGATACCACCATGGCTCCCGAAGGCCGTACAACTTCAGAGGAAGAGGCCGGGGCTACTTCCCCCGTGGACGCTTCCAGCGTGGTGGGAGAGGTGGTGGTGGCGgttacaacaacaataattacCGAAACTActggaaaaacaacaagcaGCGTCCTCCaaagcaacaacagcagcaaaggTACTCACAGGACGGATACTACAACACCCAGAAATGCTCCAGGAGCCCCACCCAGAGTCATTCACGCCACTCTGACCGATCCTCTACACCATTGTCTAGAATCTCTCACCATTCTTCTCCTTCTTCGCACTCCTCCTCCCCCAAAAACAGACTATCATATGTGCAGGCAAATCAAACGGCCAAAGAGGAGAAAGAACAGGTTAAGGCCTCCAAAGATGTCCACTCAGAagaagatggtgatggacaagAAAAGGCCCTTGTTCAGATGGACGATGCCCCTGATGGCCAAACCAGTGAGAAAACTGAAGGGAGCCAGAAAGGCTTGAGTGAGAACAACAGTCCTAAGAGAGCCGATCCAGAGGAGAGCTCTGCTGGTGTTGTTGTCCAAAGCAGCCAAGCGTCTACCCAGAAAAAAACGAACGAGGGTGACCCCTCACAGACAGGTGGCTCATCCTCGACCAAGAAACCTGCAAAAGACGGTCTGAATCCAATGCTTTCTAGCTTTGACTTCTTCTCCAGTGACGAATACACGGATGCGGATAAACTAGCCCTCTCCGTTGCTTTTAAAAA GTTTTTGGAGGAACAGAATAAGAAGTCACAAACTCTGGGCGTCACGCCATCAGATGCTTCGGATGGGGAGCATAAAAGCATAAACAACAGAGAAGCCAAGGCCATTTCTACCCTTGCATCTAGAGAAAACAATACAGACAGCGATGGCGAAGTGTCTCTGAAATGCAAAACATCGCCTTTTCCGAGCAACGACCGCAATAAGGACGAGACATTAAAGAGGTCAAACCTCAAGTCATCTCCTCATGAAGATGAGCCCTCAAAGCAGAAAGTTGCTTTCTCAGGTTTCGGAAAATGGCAGAGTGTCACTTATTCGCAGAGCAGCAGTGACCATGAGAATGAAGGGGATGAGAGGTATCCCACTCAAAGCCACGATAAGACTTTCGCTAAGAAGGAACTTCGTGGAAATTGCGAGGAAACTTCTGATAAAAGGAGTTTGGCTAAATCAGTGGCGTCCTCCATCATGGCAACTTCGAAGGGAAGAaacccagagagagagaagtctaTGAATCAGAGAGATGAGTTGTCTTTTGCGTCCCTGAGAAGACAGGAACCAAAATGTAATATAAGAATGGATTACTTCAGAGAAAACTTCATAGG TGCTGCTGACATTTTGGCCGAAGAGCGAGAGTTCTCACACAGTCTCGCACAATCCTCGAAAAGGGACCAAGAGTTTCGCTCCATTTTCCAGCATGTGCAGACTCCTCACACGCAGAGGCTGCCTACTGAAATGTTTGCTCAACACATAGTTGCTATCGTCCACCACGTCAGAG CCCATCATGCGACACCATCAGGAATGTCTCTAAGCCAGCGCTTCGCCATGTACCAAAGACAAGCTGCAGAGAAGGAAATGATGAAGCTAAGAAAAAGTCCAGAGATTCACAG GATAATTGATGTTTCACCAAGTGCTTTTAAGAAAAACGCTCAACTTTTTGGGGCGATGAAAAGCTGTGAAGATGGCACTTTCAAG ACCGGGGAAAAACTCAAGGGGGATCCCATGGATCTACGTTTGGATATAGAACGCCGCAAAAAGTCTACCAGAAGAGAAAAAGATCACAGTGAGGAGCTGGGAGACGACATGCTTGACTACAGGGAATCTAGCGGTGAAAGGTCTGAGGAGAAACACCACAAGAAGTCAAA GAAAAGTAAGAGCAAGCGCTGCCGCTCCAGttcatcctcctcttcgtcttcctctctgtcacaAAGAGATGAGGATTCTCTGGACAAAAATTTGCAACAGGAGGATGAGGCTGCTTCAAGAAGCCATTTTGTGCAAGGGATGTCACCAGGAGATGCTGAGAAAGACAGAATACGTGACAAATTT CAAATGCGCCTGCGTGGAAGGAGTTGGAACAAAGGCAACAGAGAACAAGTAAGCAACTCACGGGTTTACCAAGAAGACTGGGACCCAGAATATACAAGGGGCCGGAAACACTACTTG CATGAGATCAGAGACGGAGGCGAGGAATCCAATTGGACAAACAATCTTCGAGGGGAGGGCAAAGGAACTGTCCCACGTGGAAGGGCCAGATTTATCATACGCAACGCCCCAACTGGACCAAACATTCAGCGTTCTAAATGGACCAGCGAAGAGAGCACAGTCAACAGGAAGCAAGAAGGCATGCGTATGGAAACTGGAGAGGACGAGACGGGAGGATATATCAACGGAGGAACTTCTTAA
- the thrap3a gene encoding thyroid hormone receptor-associated protein 3 isoform X4: MKRTARGGPSAVMSRSTKSVSKSRSRSRSRSRSRSRSRSTSYSRSRSRSRSGKHRYRSRSRSRSRSYSPSYKREKKYPKAYQNSGDFRGYHHGSRRPYNFRGRGRGYFPRGRFQRGGRGGGGGYNNNNYRNYWKNNKQRPPKQQQQQRYSQDGYYNTQKCSRSPTQSHSRHSDRSSTPLSRISHHSSPSSHSSSPKNRLSYVQANQTAKEEKEQVKASKDVHSEEDGDGQEKALVQMDDAPDGQTSEKTEGSQKGLSENNSPKRADPEESSAGVVVQSSQASTQKKTNEGDPSQTGGSSSTKKPAKDGLNPMLSSFDFFSSDEYTDADKLALSVAFKKFLEEQNKKSQTLGVTPSDASDGEHKSINNREAKAISTLASRENNTDSDGEVSLKCKTSPFPSNDRNKDETLKRSNLKSSPHEDEPSKQKVAFSGFGKWQSVTYSQSSSDHENEGDERYPTQSHDKTFAKKELRGNCEETSDKRSLAKSVASSIMATSKGRNPEREKSMNQRDELSFASLRRQEPKCNIRMDYFRENFIGAADILAEEREFSHSLAQSSKRDQEFRSIFQHVQTPHTQRLPTEMFAQHIVAIVHHVRAHHATPSGMSLSQRFAMYQRQAAEKEMMKLRKSPEIHRIIDVSPSAFKKNAQLFGAMKSCEDGTFKQTGEKLKGDPMDLRLDIERRKKSTRREKDHSEELGDDMLDYRESSGERSEEKHHKKSKKSKSKRCRSSSSSSSSSSLSQRDEDSLDKNLQQEDEAASRSHFVQGMSPGDAEKDRIRDKFQMRLRGRSWNKGNREQHEIRDGGEESNWTNNLRGEGKGTVPRGRARFIIRNAPTGPNIQRSKWTSEESTVNRKQEGMRMETGEDETGGYINGGTS; encoded by the exons ATGAAAAG GACAGCAAGAGGGGGACCATCTGCAGTGATGTCCAGATCCACAAAGTCCGTCTCTAAATCTCGGAGCCGCTCTCGATCCCGATCCAGGTCACGGTCAAGATCCCGCTCGACCTCCTACTCAAGGAGTCGCTCAAGATCCCGATCAGGGAAGCATCGCTACAG GTCACGGTCAAGGTCACGGTCCAGATCTTATTCTCCTTCTTATAAACGGGAGAAGAAATACCCAAAGGCCTACCAAAACAGTGGTGATTTCCGTGGATACCACCATGGCTCCCGAAGGCCGTACAACTTCAGAGGAAGAGGCCGGGGCTACTTCCCCCGTGGACGCTTCCAGCGTGGTGGGAGAGGTGGTGGTGGCGgttacaacaacaataattacCGAAACTActggaaaaacaacaagcaGCGTCCTCCaaagcaacaacagcagcaaaggTACTCACAGGACGGATACTACAACACCCAGAAATGCTCCAGGAGCCCCACCCAGAGTCATTCACGCCACTCTGACCGATCCTCTACACCATTGTCTAGAATCTCTCACCATTCTTCTCCTTCTTCGCACTCCTCCTCCCCCAAAAACAGACTATCATATGTGCAGGCAAATCAAACGGCCAAAGAGGAGAAAGAACAGGTTAAGGCCTCCAAAGATGTCCACTCAGAagaagatggtgatggacaagAAAAGGCCCTTGTTCAGATGGACGATGCCCCTGATGGCCAAACCAGTGAGAAAACTGAAGGGAGCCAGAAAGGCTTGAGTGAGAACAACAGTCCTAAGAGAGCCGATCCAGAGGAGAGCTCTGCTGGTGTTGTTGTCCAAAGCAGCCAAGCGTCTACCCAGAAAAAAACGAACGAGGGTGACCCCTCACAGACAGGTGGCTCATCCTCGACCAAGAAACCTGCAAAAGACGGTCTGAATCCAATGCTTTCTAGCTTTGACTTCTTCTCCAGTGACGAATACACGGATGCGGATAAACTAGCCCTCTCCGTTGCTTTTAAAAA GTTTTTGGAGGAACAGAATAAGAAGTCACAAACTCTGGGCGTCACGCCATCAGATGCTTCGGATGGGGAGCATAAAAGCATAAACAACAGAGAAGCCAAGGCCATTTCTACCCTTGCATCTAGAGAAAACAATACAGACAGCGATGGCGAAGTGTCTCTGAAATGCAAAACATCGCCTTTTCCGAGCAACGACCGCAATAAGGACGAGACATTAAAGAGGTCAAACCTCAAGTCATCTCCTCATGAAGATGAGCCCTCAAAGCAGAAAGTTGCTTTCTCAGGTTTCGGAAAATGGCAGAGTGTCACTTATTCGCAGAGCAGCAGTGACCATGAGAATGAAGGGGATGAGAGGTATCCCACTCAAAGCCACGATAAGACTTTCGCTAAGAAGGAACTTCGTGGAAATTGCGAGGAAACTTCTGATAAAAGGAGTTTGGCTAAATCAGTGGCGTCCTCCATCATGGCAACTTCGAAGGGAAGAaacccagagagagagaagtctaTGAATCAGAGAGATGAGTTGTCTTTTGCGTCCCTGAGAAGACAGGAACCAAAATGTAATATAAGAATGGATTACTTCAGAGAAAACTTCATAGG TGCTGCTGACATTTTGGCCGAAGAGCGAGAGTTCTCACACAGTCTCGCACAATCCTCGAAAAGGGACCAAGAGTTTCGCTCCATTTTCCAGCATGTGCAGACTCCTCACACGCAGAGGCTGCCTACTGAAATGTTTGCTCAACACATAGTTGCTATCGTCCACCACGTCAGAG CCCATCATGCGACACCATCAGGAATGTCTCTAAGCCAGCGCTTCGCCATGTACCAAAGACAAGCTGCAGAGAAGGAAATGATGAAGCTAAGAAAAAGTCCAGAGATTCACAG GATAATTGATGTTTCACCAAGTGCTTTTAAGAAAAACGCTCAACTTTTTGGGGCGATGAAAAGCTGTGAAGATGGCACTTTCAAG CAGACCGGGGAAAAACTCAAGGGGGATCCCATGGATCTACGTTTGGATATAGAACGCCGCAAAAAGTCTACCAGAAGAGAAAAAGATCACAGTGAGGAGCTGGGAGACGACATGCTTGACTACAGGGAATCTAGCGGTGAAAGGTCTGAGGAGAAACACCACAAGAAGTCAAA GAAAAGTAAGAGCAAGCGCTGCCGCTCCAGttcatcctcctcttcgtcttcctctctgtcacaAAGAGATGAGGATTCTCTGGACAAAAATTTGCAACAGGAGGATGAGGCTGCTTCAAGAAGCCATTTTGTGCAAGGGATGTCACCAGGAGATGCTGAGAAAGACAGAATACGTGACAAATTT CAAATGCGCCTGCGTGGAAGGAGTTGGAACAAAGGCAACAGAGAACAA CATGAGATCAGAGACGGAGGCGAGGAATCCAATTGGACAAACAATCTTCGAGGGGAGGGCAAAGGAACTGTCCCACGTGGAAGGGCCAGATTTATCATACGCAACGCCCCAACTGGACCAAACATTCAGCGTTCTAAATGGACCAGCGAAGAGAGCACAGTCAACAGGAAGCAAGAAGGCATGCGTATGGAAACTGGAGAGGACGAGACGGGAGGATATATCAACGGAGGAACTTCTTAA